GTAGGCAGAAATCACTAGATCGGAAAAGCTGCTGCAAATTGTAGCCTTACCACTCAGCATGGCTTTCAACAAATTAGCACCCGCGGTAGGGTTCACCGTAGCACTGGCGGCGCTCCGCCTCGCCAGTGTTGGAGCTTCGGCGCCACCAGGCAACTGCACGAGGGAATGCGGCGGACTGGAGATCCCTTACCCGTTTGGCATCGACGTCGAGGATGGCTGCCAACTTTCTGACCGCCGGCAAGGGTTCAAGCTCCGCTGCCTAGACAGGGGCGGCCGTGGCAAGAGGCTGTATTACATCAACCAGGAGGTGCTGGAGATCTCGCTGGAGCACGGCCAGGTCCGGTGGCTGAACAACATCTCCTCCTACTGCTACAACGCCACCGCCGGGGAAATGGAGGTCAACAGCCCGCCGTCGAACATGGACCTGGAGGGCTCCATCTTCCGGCTCTCCGGCACCGCCAACAAGTTCACCGTGCTCGGCTGCAAGACGCTCGCCTACATCGGCGACACGGATAACATCACGTCGTACACGGCCGTGTGCGGGGCCACGTGCAAGGACGGCAACCTCTCGCTGCTGACCAACGGCTCCTGCGAGGGGATCGGCTGCTGCCGGACGGCGATCCCCAGGGGGCTGGAGAACTACCGGGTGTGGTTCAAGAGCTTCAGCACCCGCCGCTGTAGCTACGCGGCGCTGGTTGAGGCGTCCAACTTCACCTTCTCGTCCACCTACCTTTCCTCGTCGGCGTTCGTCGACGCCTACGGCGGGCAGGCGCCGCTGGTGGTGGACTGGGCCATTGGAACGCTGCAAGGGGAGACGTGCGAGTCGGCACGCGCCAAGCCGGAGTCCTATCCGTGCGTCAGCAACGACAGCTTGTGCGTCGACTCGCCTATTGGACGAGGCTACTTCTGCAAATGCAAGAAAGGATACCAAGGAAATCCTTACCTTCCATACGGATGCAAAGGTAACAAAAAGTCTAACAACAATTCCACACGTACCATACAACCAAGTCTCCAGTCTTCAATTCAATTTTCAGGATAACTTATTAATCCATCTTTTGCAGAATGAATTCGGTTTGTTAAAGCAAAATACAACTTTAAATTGGTTTTCTGATTAAAATATGGACGAATATTCTTCTAAAATGGACGAATATTCTTGTAAAATGGTAAAAAAAAATTAGCAAAAAATGGTAATTTTGTTGACAGGCCGTTTCTTTTACCTTTTCCAAGTAAGATTAGTCTCACTGTTGCACAAAACCATCTACTGGTCCAAGTAATGATAATTCTTGCACCAAACCGAGGTTCCAATCTTAATTTAGTTTTGCATGGTAGTAACTTATTACTCCCTCTCCATCCTTGTAGAacgaatttgattttttttttcaaagcaAAATACAACTTGAAATTAGTTTTCTGATTTTAAAAAATGGAAGAATATTCTTACAAAACGGTAAATTTGGCACAACATCGAATTTTCAGGTGGCAGTAATACCAATTTTTCACCTACTAgctaattgcccgtgcgttgcaacggggacaTAGGTTCGACACCAATCGTGTGATACGTAGTACGTACCCCTTTCGCTTCTCCTCCTCACGAGAGCACCCAATGAATAGGGTTTCCCTGTCTCCTGCCACGCTGGCGCCGATCTGCCTTGTATCCTGCgaccttagggccatggaggcgtggtGGATCCCGGCCCTCGCCGGCGGGAGGCTCCTACTTCCTTTTTAGGTGATATTTGGAGTTTGTCTAGAGTTTCTGTCCTGCTCAAGAAGACGAGACAGCGACGACTCCcaaaagatggaataaggttctccccgcctagcctcTGTCCTAGTGGTTTGTCTAGCGTCATTggagggtgtgtggaggtgtgtcttcggcgGATTTTACGGGATACGTTCGGTGTTTTTCTTCGATGGATCTGTTTGGATTCGGTCTTCGTTCATCCGCATATGTGTGCCTACATATTGGATTCTCTGGATCTATGATTCTCTTCATCGGCGACAGTTGtcgttctggtgcgctggtcctttgTGGCCTTAGTATGACGACTTCCCGACTATCTACTGCaataaggtttgcccggctccgatagggaggggtgatgacggcggcacgCCTTTGACTCGCATCAGTGCTTATAGTCATCGCTGGTGGTCTGCAAACATAATGTAATTTattttacttctggtgttcttACTGCCATGATGTTTGATGAATAGATTAGAAATTTTCCCACGCACAAAAAAAAAACATCAATCGTGTCTGACATATACCTTACACCCACCATATTGgattttggtaagatttgatttgatttgagtatggTTAGTGAAGGTAAGGAATGTTTTGATTTAGGTGAGGTTTTTGTAAGATTCAATTTGATTTGGATAGGGTACGGGAAGCAAGGAAAGTTTTGATTTAGTTGGGGTTTTGATAAGATTTGATTTAATTGAGTTAATTCATGATGTGGTTTTGAGAGACTACGGACTAATGTACAAACACTAAACCTGCCATCACAACCGTAGACTCCCCTTTAATGTAAACTATGGCACCTCACCATCAAGAGCCCTGTAGCCTCTCTTTAAAGCGGTTTTTAAACAGGCATGTAAAATCCTTATGTTGGTGGTCCATGGAATTAAGCAAATTTCGACCCAAAAAATCACTATGCATTTTAAAAGGGTAAACCTAATCTCTCAAAGCCCACAATTTGCACTACGACAATCTTTTCCCTAACCCCCAATCAAAGCCCATAATTTGCACTACAATAAAAAAATGTTGACGTCCTGCATTAGAGTCGTTGTAAGATAGGTCAATGGCTTCACGAAGGTGAAAATGTTATACATTATTTCAGGAACTATGACCATGTTAAATATGGCAAAAGGAGTTATCCTCCTTTTCGGGGAAAAGGTGTGACCTCAGCTGTTAAAATTATATATCAAACAGTCTACGTGGCTCATAGGCAATCTTAGAATTAGAGTCAGATTATtcacacaaaaaaagaaaaaaaattgagtcAGATTATAGGTACCTAGTTGTCTGGCTATCTTCCTCGAAAAATGGTTATTTAGCTACCAGTAGAACTGGAAATGTCGGTTCCATGGAAAAGGCTGACGATATGCACATGTTATTGATTGCAGTCGTGTTTTAGTCACCATCGTTCTAGGTATGATAGTCAATATATTACCCGCCCAAGTTTTAGGAAAGCTAGTCTTCTGCCACATGACATGGCTAATATTCTGATCCAGATCTCCTAATCTTGTCAAGAAGACAAGAACATATGTATTACCTTGGGGAAATAGTGTTTTTCTTCGATATTGTTTTGCTTGTGCACCTTACCAAGATGTGCCTCATTTTGCAGATGTCGATGAGTGCCTTGACCCAAAAAATTGTGAAGGGACGTGCCACAATATCATTGGAGACTTCATCTGTTGTCCTCCGAGAACAAATATGATCCCAAAAAAATGCAGTGCACCTCTACCAAAAAGAAAACTCTCGTCATGGGTACCTACCTTTCAATTGTTATGGAGTATATGAAAATGAAAATAAGCTTATTGGCATATGGTTTTACATAGGTGTTACCATTGGGCTGGGTGCGGGCTTTGGAATGCTACTTCTTGGCTTGAGTGGAATGTCCATCTCCTACCGATGGAAAAGATGTGTCAAAAAACAACAACGCGGGCTTTATTTCCAGAAAAACCAAGGCCTTCTATTGGAACAACTCATATTATCAGATGAAAATGCAAGTGATAGAACAATGATTTTCTCCTTAGAGGAGTTGGAGAAGGCAACAAACAACTTTGATGAAACTCGTATTGTAGGCCGTGGAGGACATGGCATGGTATACAAAGGCATCTTATCGGACCAACGTGTGGTGGCTATAGAAAAGTCAAAACTTGTTGAGGAATCTGAGATCAATCAGTTTATTAATGAGGTTGTAATCCTCTCCCAGATAAATCATCGAAATATCGTGAAGCTCTTTGGATGTTGTCTTGAAACAGAAGTGCCGCTCTTAGTATCTGATTTTATCCCTAATGGCTCTCTATTTGATGTTTTGCATGCTGAGCCAACTAGTAGACTATGTTTATCCTGGGATGATTGTTTGAGGGTTGCTCAAGAAACTGCTGGAGCTCTCTGTTATCTACATACATCTGCCTTGATATCGGTCTTTCATCGTGATGTGAAGTCCTCGAATATCTTGTTAGATGGAAATTTCACTGCTAAAGTTTCAGATTTTGGTGCTTCAAGAACAGTTCCTATTAACCAAACTCATGTTACCACAAATGTACAAGGAACGTTCGGATACTTGGATCCAGAATATTATCAAACTGGGCAACTAAATGAGAAAAGCAATGTGTATAGTTTTGGTGTGGTACTCATAGAGTTACTTTCAAGAAAAGAGCCTGTTTTTAGAAGTAATTCAGGTTCAAAGCAAAACTTGTCCATCTACTTCATTACAGAGATTAAAACAAAGTCGGTAAGAGAGGTGGTAGCCACTCAAGTTCTTGAAGAAGCAAGCGAAGATGAAATTTGCATCGTTGCCTCTCTTGCGGAGACATGTTTGCGTCTCAAGGGAGAAGAAAGGCCTACTATGAAGCAAGTGGAGAGTACATTACAATATGCGAACAAAAAGGTTGGCCTCATCTCATGTTGTTGAAAGGAGCGAAGAAGAAATCCAACCACCTGTCCCTAGTATTCAACCTTTCGCCATTCATATGGATGATAAATCTCATTCAGAAGCATCTAGTTCTTTCTTCAGTTCGGGGTGAGaggttttttcttctctttttgagAATGTCCCGGGTGAgagcttgtgtcatttgcttatctGGTTCCCAAGTATTTCATTTCTTTTTTATCTTTGCGACTTAATAGTTGTCATAATATTTCTTAGTAGCGGGTTTGCAGAACAATTCATTACTATATGAAGACTATCACTGTCTTTATCGACTCCATGCAAAACATGTTCATTGGATTTGATCAACATCTCGACTTCGCTCGTTGTTTGAGGTAAGTATAGATCAGATCTGTCCCGGGAATCGAGGTCATTTGTAATTAGGTGTGGCTGATGCAAGAAGACTGGCGAGCTGTCCATGGTGAGAAAAGTTATGATGCTACTGCAGGGGGCATCCTGGTGGGAGTAGAATAATGCTTTATTCGGCCAAACACATGTACTGCAGTCAAGGGTGTTAGATTTTTCTGTGGCTGTTTATCAGCATATTTCTTCTTGCAAGAATTGAGATAAATTTTGCTTCTCAGAGTATATTTCATGCAAGAATTGTGACAACATTTTGCCATTTGTGTCTTGCTGGTGTTTGTTGTAACAATGATCTTGCTGGTGTTTGTTGTAACAATGGAACAATGGAACTAAAATAACCCACAGTGGTCATTTTTTCAAACATGCTGTACCGTGCGTCAAACCCACGGATGCCCCCTTACGTCCATCCAAACAGACGCCAGgacttttttttttgaggatcataCCCAGGACTATTGAACGGTTCATTTTTGCTACCGCTGTAGAAAAAGGGTTGCTTAAGCACAATCTAAAATCTTAACAACTTCCATTCTCTGAATACGGAAGACTGATAAATGGCAGGAAATACAAAGCTCATGTAATTGTGATTTGTGCACCGTCAACCCATATGTGTATGGCAGGATGCTGCTTCGCATGGGTAAAACAAGGCGGAGAAGAGAAACTCTGCTTCATCGACAAGGTTCCAGTGCATCATAAATGTCTATTCATTTTTATGGAATGCCATCCGGCAAGCTTTATTGATTAGATAAAATAGTTATATCGTTGAAGAACATAGCAAAAATGAAGCTAGGAGGTTCAAGTCCCAGATACGAGAATTTTGCAACCCAAAACATCATCAAACAGCAAATAACAAGCAGGGTACAACATAGACAGATAGTAAATCGATCTTTTGAAATCTCCACAGTTCACTTGTTCAACAGATTAAACATGATTCAAGTCACAATGCCAGATAATTGCACTTAAAAAGATCTGTCAAGCACTCTGTTACCATTAACCGACACATTTCCCTATTTGCTCCGAGTATAATACGGTCTCATTGCTAAACAAAAGGCGATCAGTTCTCATACTTCGGGTCTGCCATCACAAAGTGGTACGCGATGACCAACACAAAGATGAAGATCCCCAGGAAGttggtgaagaaacccaagtcttgaTCGTCAAACATCTGCAGAAAACATTGGCAAACAAAGGATAGTTAAGATGTGAACACAGGCAATACATGATGATAATCAAATGTACTGGTTGCCACTTGTCAGAAGTAGACATGGAAGCAAAGGCTAAAGTACA
This region of Triticum aestivum cultivar Chinese Spring chromosome 2D, IWGSC CS RefSeq v2.1, whole genome shotgun sequence genomic DNA includes:
- the LOC123052053 gene encoding wall-associated receptor kinase-like 6; the encoded protein is MSPRPWSWRIWASWMSIGRCNNPCAAPATSAASRWWLHVLRVESGALFMDLDAKGSEEEARATTKVAAPTVRAPPQRPQGRPVHVRRRRHGELQQGRVGHGTWARLVSHVGRAPRPILSPSPSPATSLRGAHGRKHETAGKDNKTNQSDSHLPWICEYIYIIMAILFRLTSDCMAFNKLAPAVGFTVALAALRLASVGASAPPGNCTRECGGLEIPYPFGIDVEDGCQLSDRRQGFKLRCLDRGGRGKRLYYINQEVLEISLEHGQVRWLNNISSYCYNATAGEMEVNSPPSNMDLEGSIFRLSGTANKFTVLGCKTLAYIGDTDNITSYTAVCGATCKDGNLSLLTNGSCEGIGCCRTAIPRGLENYRVWFKSFSTRRCSYAALVEASNFTFSSTYLSSSAFVDAYGGQAPLVVDWAIGTLQGETCESARAKPESYPCVSNDSLCVDSPIGRGYFCKCKKGYQGNPYLPYGCKGVTIGLGAGFGMLLLGLSGMSISYRWKRCVKKQQRGLYFQKNQGLLLEQLILSDENASDRTMIFSLEELEKATNNFDETRIVGRGGHGMVYKGILSDQRVVAIEKSKLVEESEINQFINEVVILSQINHRNIVKLFGCCLETEVPLLVSDFIPNGSLFDVLHAEPTSRLCLSWDDCLRVAQETAGALCYLHTSALISVFHRDVKSSNILLDGNFTAKVSDFGASRTVPINQTHVTTNVQGTFGYLDPEYYQTGQLNEKSNVYSFGVVLIELLSRKEPVFRSNSGSKQNLSIYFITEIKTKSRVCRTIHYYMKTITVFIDSMQNMFIGFDQHLDFARCLSSKQRFLSAEAYSNKSNLMADWDVTKSESL
- the LOC123052056 gene encoding dolichyl-diphosphooligosaccharide--protein glycosyltransferase subunit 4C encodes the protein MFDDQDLGFFTNFLGIFIFVLVIAYHFVMADPKYEN